The Mycolicibacterium hassiacum DSM 44199 genome includes a window with the following:
- a CDS encoding phosphoadenylyl-sulfate reductase → MTDEDLRALAERGAAELEGAGAEELLRWTDEHFGPHVCEDGRSGYVVASNMQDAVLIHLAAKVRPGVDVLFLDTGYHFAETIGTRDAVQSVYDVNVINVTPERSVAEQDALYGKDLFARDPNECCRMRKVEPLSAALRGYSAWVTGIRRVEAPTRANAPFISWDKAFGLVKINPLAAWTDEDMQAYIEANNVLVNPLVFDGYPSIGCAPCTTKPVDGSDPRSGRWAGTGKIECGLHVS, encoded by the coding sequence ATGACCGACGAGGATCTGCGGGCACTGGCCGAGCGCGGTGCGGCCGAGCTGGAGGGCGCCGGCGCCGAGGAGCTGCTGCGCTGGACCGACGAGCACTTCGGCCCACATGTCTGCGAGGACGGCCGCTCGGGCTACGTGGTGGCCTCGAACATGCAGGACGCCGTGCTGATCCACCTGGCGGCCAAGGTGCGCCCCGGTGTGGACGTGCTGTTCCTCGACACCGGCTACCACTTCGCCGAGACCATCGGCACCCGTGACGCGGTCCAGTCGGTCTACGACGTGAACGTCATCAACGTCACCCCGGAGCGCAGCGTCGCCGAGCAGGACGCGTTGTACGGCAAGGATCTGTTCGCCCGCGACCCCAACGAGTGCTGCCGGATGCGCAAGGTCGAACCGCTGTCGGCCGCGCTGCGCGGCTATTCGGCGTGGGTCACCGGGATCCGGCGGGTGGAGGCCCCCACCCGGGCCAACGCGCCGTTCATCAGCTGGGACAAGGCGTTCGGCCTGGTGAAGATCAACCCGTTGGCGGCGTGGACCGACGAGGACATGCAGGCCTACATCGAGGCCAACAACGTGCTGGTCAATCCCCTGGTGTTCGACGGCTACCCGTCCATCGGCTGCGCACCGTGCACCACCAAGCCGGTCGACGGCTCCGATCCGCGCAGCGGACGCTGGGCCGGCACCGGCAAGATCGAGTGCGGGCTGCACGTGTCATGA
- a CDS encoding type I polyketide synthase encodes MGEHREPIAVIGIGCRLAGNITDPAQLWEFLLAGRSDVREVPAERWEPYLRRDPRNAAVLKHTTRFGTFLDDLAGFDAEFFGVSPREAELMDPQQRLALEVSWEALEHAGIPPRSLAGSDTAVLMGVNSDDYGKLLMEDLPGIEAWTGIGTSLCGIANRVSHLLDLRGASVALDAACAASLVAVHQACQLLRTGETSLAIAGGVSALIGPGLTRVLDEAGATAPDGRCKTFDASADGYGRGEGAGVVILKRLSDARRDGDRVLAVIRGGAVAQDGRTVGIMSPNGDAQADMFRRACADAGVEPLSVGFIEAHGTGTPTGDPTEVRALAAVYGAGRPADAPCRIGSIKPNVGHLEGGAGVVGLIKAVLALHHETIPPTAGVRTLTPAVDWPSTGLRVPTEPEPWPRTPTAPRRAAVCSYGYGGTIAHVLLEEAPEPARADTGPADTGPAVVPVSARSAARLRAQARALADHLAGASDPLAEVAATAWVRRSHESVRAAVVADDIAGAATGFDALAEDRPDPAVVSGVVLPAAERGAVWVFSGHGSHWAGMGRELLAHEPVFAEVIDTIDPVFGAELGFSARTALGTGELGGTDRVQALTFAVQVGLAAVLRARGVRPAAVIGHSVGEVAACVTAGVFDLEVGAAVACYRARGFRQVMGQGAMALVRLPFAEAAARLAGRRDVVAAISASPVSTVVSGDAAAVEQVCRSWTAEGVMVRRVNTDVAFHSPAMDRLTAELGRLTAALPVRDAQIPLYTTALTDPRSKAPRNQGYWVANLRERVRFAEAVTAAAEDGHRLFLEVSAHPVVAHSIVETLTHLGVGEHAVIPVLRREKPERQAVALAVGALYCTGAPVETGYDRRSAWAPLPATRWQHRRFWRTPTPPPGGRGVHDADSHTLLGGRMEVTGPVATTVWQTRLDLDTRPYPGDHPVQNTEIVPAAVILNTFLTAAGELRTRDTRAGTDLVDVRLRTPVAPARPRDVQVVLQDRALTLSSRLVDDGSDDDAGWLTHSSAVAAADDDIEDLLGQVLDEAAARTRCGEHLPPGHVVDTLAGLGVAAMGFDWQIRDLRRGEGELLARVAAAADGSAPATWAPLLDAATSAASTVFDGPPRLRMPARIERVQVYGRPPATAVLQVRRRPGTTTTDVLIAEDSGEVRAALTGMTFEELQNPSGADVTRMLHRVAWHPVAWRADERPAAAVVIGDGGDFVCRDLSAAGVPYVTYADPDEFAAAAAELDRDAVVLVMAPDRATPQQAVDVVMRTLRHLLGRGIKTRLWVLTRRVHEGTNLVHAPLWGLARVAAAEHPEIFGGVVDLADASLPVGVLASVRGHPVVVVRDGAVMSARLAPAGRGTGAPMRCTAGGTYLITGGTGALGLRIAQRLADIGARRLVLLSRSGMPDRSRWHELGDSDPVRTVTALEERGVSVRVLAVDIGAPGAADTLRAALADLPPVRGVVHAAGVEAGALLVNTTDKELAAAMHPKVDGTLTLHEMFPPEQLDWMVLFSSCGYLAGFPGQGAYACANSFLDVMARHRHRLGDRTVAIGWTAWRGLGMGSTSGFVAAQLDALGMDTIGADDAMRALDLAMRHSDPNIVVLPVLPAAAAVPMLADVAPADDGGDTGTGEAPVAEPAADPDAVLTGVVSAVAAQLGLPEGEIDTAQPLVELGVDSIMTVGLLRQLEQRTGLSLPPTLLWEYPTAAAVAERIVELLSADDRAEVS; translated from the coding sequence GTGGGCGAGCACCGCGAACCCATCGCCGTCATCGGGATCGGTTGCCGGCTCGCCGGCAACATCACCGATCCGGCGCAGCTGTGGGAGTTCCTGCTCGCCGGCCGCAGCGACGTCCGCGAGGTGCCGGCCGAACGCTGGGAGCCCTATCTGCGCCGGGACCCGCGCAACGCCGCGGTGCTGAAACACACCACCCGGTTCGGCACCTTCCTCGACGACCTGGCCGGTTTCGACGCCGAGTTCTTCGGGGTCTCGCCACGCGAAGCCGAGCTGATGGACCCGCAGCAGCGGCTGGCCCTGGAAGTCAGCTGGGAGGCGCTGGAACACGCCGGAATCCCGCCGCGGTCGCTGGCCGGCAGCGACACCGCGGTGCTGATGGGCGTCAACTCCGACGACTACGGCAAGCTGCTGATGGAGGATCTGCCCGGCATCGAGGCGTGGACCGGCATCGGCACCTCGCTGTGCGGCATCGCCAACCGGGTGTCGCACCTGCTCGACCTGCGCGGAGCCAGCGTCGCGCTGGACGCGGCCTGCGCTGCCTCGCTGGTGGCCGTGCACCAGGCCTGCCAGCTGCTGCGCACCGGGGAGACCTCGCTGGCCATCGCCGGCGGGGTGAGCGCGTTGATCGGCCCGGGCCTGACCCGGGTGCTCGACGAGGCCGGCGCCACCGCGCCCGACGGGCGGTGCAAGACCTTCGACGCCTCCGCCGACGGTTACGGCCGCGGTGAGGGGGCGGGAGTGGTGATCCTCAAACGGCTTTCCGACGCGCGCCGCGACGGCGACCGGGTGCTGGCCGTCATCCGTGGCGGTGCGGTGGCCCAGGACGGCCGCACGGTCGGCATCATGTCGCCCAACGGCGACGCCCAGGCCGACATGTTCCGCCGCGCCTGCGCCGACGCCGGCGTCGAGCCACTCAGCGTCGGCTTCATCGAGGCGCACGGCACCGGCACGCCCACCGGCGATCCGACCGAGGTGCGGGCCCTGGCCGCGGTGTACGGCGCCGGCCGCCCCGCAGACGCGCCGTGCCGGATCGGCTCGATCAAACCCAACGTCGGCCATCTCGAGGGCGGCGCCGGGGTGGTCGGCCTGATCAAGGCGGTGCTGGCGCTGCACCACGAGACCATCCCGCCGACCGCCGGAGTGCGCACCCTGACCCCGGCGGTCGACTGGCCCAGCACCGGACTGCGGGTGCCCACCGAACCCGAACCGTGGCCGCGCACGCCCACCGCGCCGCGCCGGGCCGCGGTGTGCAGCTACGGCTACGGCGGCACGATCGCCCACGTCCTGCTCGAGGAGGCCCCCGAACCCGCGCGTGCCGACACCGGCCCCGCAGACACCGGACCGGCGGTGGTCCCGGTCTCGGCCCGTTCCGCGGCCCGGCTGCGCGCGCAGGCCCGCGCGCTGGCCGATCACCTGGCCGGTGCGTCGGACCCGCTCGCCGAGGTCGCCGCCACGGCCTGGGTGCGCCGGTCGCACGAGTCGGTGCGCGCCGCCGTGGTGGCCGACGACATCGCCGGTGCAGCAACAGGTTTCGACGCTCTCGCCGAGGACCGCCCGGATCCCGCGGTGGTCAGCGGTGTGGTGCTGCCGGCCGCCGAGCGGGGAGCGGTGTGGGTGTTCTCCGGTCACGGATCGCACTGGGCCGGCATGGGCCGGGAGCTGCTCGCCCACGAACCGGTCTTCGCCGAGGTGATCGACACGATCGACCCGGTGTTCGGCGCCGAACTGGGGTTCAGCGCCCGCACCGCGCTGGGCACCGGCGAGCTCGGCGGCACCGACCGGGTGCAGGCGTTGACGTTCGCGGTGCAGGTCGGGCTGGCCGCGGTGCTGCGCGCCCGCGGTGTGCGCCCCGCGGCGGTGATCGGGCATTCGGTCGGTGAGGTCGCGGCCTGTGTGACGGCCGGGGTGTTCGACCTCGAGGTCGGCGCCGCGGTGGCCTGCTACCGCGCCCGCGGCTTCCGGCAGGTGATGGGGCAGGGCGCAATGGCGTTGGTGCGCCTGCCGTTCGCCGAAGCCGCGGCGCGACTGGCCGGGCGCCGGGACGTGGTCGCGGCGATCAGCGCCTCACCGGTGTCGACGGTGGTGTCCGGTGACGCCGCGGCCGTCGAACAGGTGTGCCGGTCCTGGACCGCCGAAGGGGTGATGGTGCGGCGGGTCAACACCGACGTCGCGTTCCACAGCCCGGCGATGGACCGGCTGACCGCCGAACTCGGCCGGCTCACCGCGGCACTTCCGGTGCGTGACGCGCAGATCCCGCTGTACACAACGGCTTTGACCGATCCTCGGTCGAAAGCGCCGCGGAATCAAGGCTACTGGGTGGCCAACCTGCGCGAGCGGGTGCGGTTCGCCGAGGCGGTGACCGCCGCCGCCGAGGACGGTCACCGGTTGTTCCTCGAGGTGTCGGCGCATCCGGTGGTGGCGCACTCGATCGTCGAGACCCTCACCCACCTCGGTGTCGGGGAGCACGCGGTGATCCCGGTGCTGCGCCGGGAGAAGCCCGAGCGTCAGGCCGTCGCGCTGGCGGTCGGAGCGCTGTACTGCACCGGGGCCCCGGTCGAGACCGGCTACGACCGCCGCAGCGCGTGGGCACCGCTGCCGGCGACCCGATGGCAGCACCGGCGGTTCTGGCGCACCCCGACCCCGCCGCCGGGCGGCCGCGGTGTGCACGACGCCGACAGCCACACCCTGCTGGGCGGCCGGATGGAGGTCACCGGCCCGGTCGCCACCACCGTCTGGCAGACCCGGCTGGACCTCGACACCCGCCCCTATCCCGGCGACCACCCGGTGCAGAACACCGAGATCGTGCCCGCCGCAGTCATTCTCAACACCTTCCTGACCGCGGCCGGCGAACTGCGCACCCGCGACACCCGGGCCGGCACCGACCTGGTCGACGTGCGGCTGCGCACCCCGGTGGCCCCGGCCCGGCCGCGCGATGTCCAGGTGGTGCTGCAGGACCGCGCGCTGACCCTGTCCAGCCGACTGGTCGACGACGGGTCCGACGACGACGCCGGCTGGCTCACCCACAGCAGTGCCGTCGCGGCCGCCGACGACGACATCGAGGACCTGCTCGGCCAGGTGCTCGACGAGGCCGCCGCGCGCACCCGGTGCGGCGAGCACCTGCCGCCCGGGCACGTCGTCGACACCCTGGCCGGCCTCGGCGTCGCCGCGATGGGATTCGACTGGCAGATCAGGGATCTGCGCCGTGGCGAGGGAGAGCTGCTGGCGCGAGTGGCCGCCGCCGCGGACGGGTCGGCGCCGGCCACCTGGGCACCGCTGCTGGACGCCGCGACCTCGGCGGCGTCCACGGTGTTCGACGGGCCGCCGCGGCTGCGGATGCCGGCGCGGATCGAACGGGTGCAGGTCTACGGCCGGCCACCGGCGACCGCGGTGCTGCAGGTACGGCGGCGGCCCGGCACCACCACCACCGATGTGCTGATCGCCGAGGACTCCGGCGAGGTGCGCGCCGCGCTGACCGGCATGACCTTCGAGGAGCTGCAGAACCCGAGCGGCGCCGACGTCACCCGGATGCTGCACCGGGTGGCCTGGCATCCGGTGGCCTGGCGAGCCGACGAGCGGCCCGCGGCGGCGGTGGTCATCGGCGACGGTGGCGACTTCGTGTGCCGCGACCTGAGCGCCGCCGGAGTGCCGTACGTGACCTACGCCGACCCGGACGAATTCGCCGCCGCGGCGGCCGAACTGGACCGCGACGCGGTCGTGCTGGTGATGGCGCCGGACCGGGCCACACCCCAGCAGGCGGTCGACGTGGTGATGCGCACCCTGCGGCACCTGCTCGGACGCGGCATCAAGACCCGGCTGTGGGTGCTGACCCGTCGCGTGCACGAGGGCACGAACCTGGTGCACGCCCCGCTGTGGGGGCTGGCCCGGGTCGCGGCCGCCGAACACCCGGAGATCTTCGGCGGGGTGGTGGATCTCGCCGATGCGTCGCTGCCGGTCGGGGTGCTGGCATCGGTGCGCGGCCACCCGGTGGTGGTGGTGCGCGACGGCGCGGTGATGTCGGCCCGGCTCGCACCCGCGGGCCGCGGGACCGGCGCGCCGATGCGGTGCACGGCCGGCGGCACCTACCTGATCACCGGCGGCACCGGTGCCCTGGGGCTGCGAATCGCGCAGCGGCTCGCCGACATCGGTGCCCGGCGGCTGGTGCTGCTGTCGCGGTCCGGAATGCCGGACCGGTCCCGCTGGCACGAGCTGGGCGACTCCGACCCGGTGCGCACCGTCACCGCGCTCGAGGAACGCGGGGTCTCGGTGCGGGTGCTGGCCGTCGACATCGGCGCCCCCGGCGCGGCCGACACGCTGCGCGCTGCGCTGGCCGACCTGCCCCCGGTGCGCGGGGTGGTCCACGCCGCCGGTGTGGAAGCCGGTGCGCTGCTTGTCAATACGACCGACAAGGAACTGGCGGCGGCGATGCATCCGAAGGTCGACGGCACGTTGACCCTGCACGAGATGTTCCCGCCCGAACAGCTGGACTGGATGGTGCTGTTCTCCTCGTGCGGGTATCTCGCCGGGTTCCCCGGACAGGGGGCCTACGCGTGTGCGAACTCGTTCCTCGACGTGATGGCCCGCCACCGGCACCGGCTCGGCGACCGCACCGTGGCCATCGGCTGGACCGCCTGGCGCGGGCTGGGCATGGGGTCGACCTCCGGGTTCGTCGCCGCCCAGCTCGACGCGCTCGGCATGGACACCATCGGCGCCGACGACGCGATGCGGGCGCTCGATCTGGCCATGCGTCACAGCGATCCGAACATCGTTGTGCTGCCGGTGCTCCCGGCCGCCGCAGCGGTGCCGATGCTGGCCGATGTGGCCCCGGCCGACGACGGCGGGGACACCGGGACCGGCGAGGCGCCGGTGGCCGAGCCGGCCGCCGACCCGGATGCGGTGCTGACCGGCGTGGTGTCGGCGGTCGCCGCTCAGCTCGGGCTGCCCGAGGGCGAGATCGACACCGCGCAGCCGCTGGTCGAGCTCGGCGTCGACTCGATCATGACGGTCGGTCTGCTGCGGCAGCTGGAGCAGCGCACCGGGTTGTCGTTGCCGCCGACGCTGCTGTGGGAGTACCCGACCGCCGCCGCGGTCGCCGAACGGATCGTCGAACTGCTGTCCGCCGATGACCGCGCCGAGGTGAGCTGA
- a CDS encoding MBL fold metallo-hydrolase gives MKLIQYYLDCLSHASYLLADETTGRAVVVDPQRDVSEYLADAEKHGFTIELVIETHFHADFLSGHLELAKATGAAIVYSSVAKPEFDFMAVEDGQRYSLGDVTLEFRHTPGHTPESLSIVFYEHAGDPVPYGVFTGDTLFIGDVGRPDLLASIGYSRDELANLLYDSLHNKLMTLPDETRVYPAHGAGSACGKNLSTARWSTIGDQKRTNYALRAPDRETFLRLVTEGQPPAPGYFVYDAILNRKAHGLLDETTPPAALSYAQVRRAIDAGAVLVDGRDPAEFAHGHLQDAINIGLDGRYAEYAGSVLSPDVDIVLVTEPGRELEGKNRLARIGFDRVIGHLDDPYRAMVEHPDDVRVASRLTARAFADRVGEVTGLQIVDVRNPGETEAGMIPGAVNIPLAELANRIGELDPAAPTVVYCAGGYRSSIAASLLRRHGFADVSDILGGYGAWDQAVQTA, from the coding sequence ATGAAACTCATCCAGTACTACCTGGACTGTCTGTCGCACGCATCGTATCTGCTGGCCGACGAGACAACCGGCCGGGCCGTTGTCGTCGACCCGCAGCGCGATGTGTCCGAGTACCTCGCTGACGCCGAAAAGCACGGATTCACAATCGAACTCGTCATCGAGACGCATTTCCACGCGGATTTCCTGTCCGGCCATCTGGAACTGGCGAAGGCGACCGGAGCCGCCATCGTCTACTCCTCGGTGGCCAAGCCCGAGTTCGACTTCATGGCCGTCGAGGACGGACAGCGCTATTCGCTCGGCGACGTCACGCTGGAGTTCCGCCACACCCCGGGCCACACCCCGGAGTCGTTGTCGATCGTGTTCTACGAGCACGCCGGCGACCCGGTGCCCTACGGCGTGTTCACCGGCGACACCCTGTTCATCGGCGACGTCGGGCGCCCCGACCTGCTGGCCTCGATCGGCTACTCGCGCGACGAGCTGGCCAACCTGCTGTACGACTCGCTGCACAACAAGCTGATGACGCTGCCCGACGAGACCCGCGTGTATCCGGCGCACGGGGCTGGTTCGGCCTGCGGCAAGAACCTGTCCACCGCGCGCTGGTCGACGATCGGCGACCAGAAGCGGACCAACTACGCGCTGCGCGCCCCGGACCGCGAGACCTTTCTGCGGCTGGTCACCGAGGGGCAGCCGCCGGCACCCGGCTACTTCGTCTACGACGCGATCCTCAACCGCAAGGCGCACGGGCTACTGGACGAGACCACACCGCCGGCCGCGCTGAGTTATGCGCAGGTGCGCCGGGCGATCGACGCCGGTGCGGTGCTGGTCGACGGGCGCGATCCCGCAGAGTTCGCCCACGGTCACCTGCAGGACGCGATCAACATCGGCCTCGACGGCCGCTACGCCGAATACGCGGGATCGGTGCTGTCCCCGGATGTGGACATCGTGCTGGTCACCGAGCCGGGCCGGGAGCTGGAGGGCAAGAACCGCCTGGCCCGCATCGGATTCGACCGTGTCATTGGTCATCTCGACGATCCGTACCGGGCGATGGTCGAACATCCCGACGATGTCCGGGTGGCCTCCCGGCTGACCGCCCGGGCATTCGCGGACCGGGTGGGCGAGGTGACCGGTCTGCAGATCGTCGATGTGCGCAATCCCGGCGAGACCGAGGCCGGAATGATCCCCGGCGCGGTCAACATCCCGCTGGCCGAGCTGGCCAACCGGATCGGCGAACTCGATCCCGCCGCACCCACGGTGGTGTACTGCGCCGGCGGCTACCGCTCGTCGATCGCCGCCAGCCTGCTGCGCCGGCACGGATTCGCCGACGTCAGCGACATCCTCGGCGGTTACGGCGCATGGGATCAGGCCGTCCAGACGGCCTGA
- the hemW gene encoding radical SAM family heme chaperone HemW yields MTVRTNAAVLPDPVLRPGGRFGIYVHVPFCASRCGYCDFNTYTPAEAGGADPAGWLAALRTELALAAARLGAPPRVDTVFVGGGTPSLLGGAGLTAVLAAIRDHFEPAADAEITTEANPESTSPELFAQLRAGGFTRISLGMQSVAPHVLAVLDRTHSPGRAAAAAAEARAAGFEHVNLDLIYGTPGETDDDVRRSVDAALAAGVDHVSAYALIVEDGTALARRVRRGELVMPDDEVLARRYELIDARLSAAGLHWYEVSNWAAPGGECRHNIGYWNGGQWWGAGPGAHSFVGSVRWWNVKHPNAYARILGDGRLPVAGYELLDARTRHVEEVMLRIRLREGLPETALRPTERRRATVAVDGGLLTRAGGRLVLTDRGRLLADAVVRDLLD; encoded by the coding sequence GTGACGGTCCGGACCAACGCTGCCGTGCTACCCGACCCGGTGCTTCGGCCGGGCGGCCGGTTCGGCATCTACGTCCACGTGCCGTTCTGCGCCAGCCGGTGCGGCTACTGCGATTTCAACACCTACACCCCGGCCGAGGCCGGCGGCGCCGACCCGGCGGGCTGGCTGGCCGCCCTGCGCACCGAGCTGGCACTGGCCGCGGCCCGGCTGGGCGCACCGCCCCGGGTCGACACCGTGTTCGTCGGCGGCGGAACCCCGTCGCTGCTCGGCGGGGCCGGGCTGACCGCGGTGCTCGCGGCGATCCGCGACCACTTCGAACCGGCGGCCGACGCCGAGATCACCACCGAGGCCAACCCGGAGTCGACCTCGCCGGAGCTGTTCGCGCAGCTGCGGGCGGGCGGGTTCACCCGGATCTCGCTGGGCATGCAGTCGGTGGCGCCGCACGTGCTCGCGGTGCTCGACCGCACCCACTCGCCCGGGCGGGCGGCCGCGGCGGCGGCCGAGGCGCGCGCGGCCGGCTTCGAACACGTCAACCTCGACCTGATCTACGGCACCCCGGGGGAGACCGACGACGACGTGCGGCGGTCGGTCGACGCCGCGCTCGCCGCGGGCGTCGACCACGTGTCGGCCTACGCGCTGATCGTCGAGGACGGCACCGCGCTGGCGCGGCGGGTGCGTCGCGGTGAGCTGGTCATGCCCGACGACGAGGTCCTCGCCCGCCGCTACGAGCTCATCGACGCCCGGCTGTCGGCGGCCGGCCTGCACTGGTACGAGGTGTCGAACTGGGCCGCGCCCGGCGGGGAGTGCCGGCACAACATCGGCTACTGGAACGGCGGCCAGTGGTGGGGCGCGGGCCCCGGCGCGCACAGCTTCGTCGGCTCCGTCCGGTGGTGGAACGTCAAGCACCCCAACGCCTACGCACGGATCCTCGGCGACGGTCGGCTGCCGGTGGCCGGCTACGAACTCCTCGACGCGCGCACCCGCCACGTCGAGGAGGTGATGCTGCGGATCCGGCTGCGCGAGGGGCTGCCGGAGACGGCGCTGCGCCCCACCGAACGGCGGCGGGCGACGGTGGCGGTCGACGGCGGGCTGCTGACCCGGGCCGGTGGCCGGCTGGTGCTCACCGACCGCGGCCGGCTGTTGGCCGACGCGGTGGTCCGCGATCTGCTTGACTGA
- a CDS encoding sirohydrochlorin chelatase: MTLVLAAHGSVDPRSAAVTHAVAGRIRRLRPWLEVRPAFLERTTPALTEVLTGLQGGGVVVPLLLADGYHARVDIPAIITRSGAPVQQAAVLGEDPALVTLLRQRLAEAGVSPVDDELGVIVVAVGSSNTAANARTATVAAALARGTRWAGVTTAFATGTQPDIAAAAATLRARGATRLVLAPWFLAHGVITDRVAATAAALDIPMAEPLGSHNLVAAAVLERYDAVLTAAAAA; encoded by the coding sequence GTGACCCTGGTACTCGCCGCGCACGGCAGCGTCGACCCGCGGTCGGCGGCGGTGACCCATGCGGTCGCCGGCCGGATCCGGCGGCTGCGGCCCTGGCTGGAGGTGCGGCCGGCGTTCCTGGAACGCACCACCCCGGCGCTGACCGAGGTGCTCACCGGCCTGCAGGGCGGTGGTGTGGTGGTGCCGCTGCTGCTCGCCGACGGATACCACGCCCGCGTCGACATCCCCGCGATCATCACGCGATCCGGGGCACCCGTGCAGCAGGCCGCGGTGCTCGGCGAGGATCCGGCGCTGGTGACGCTGCTGCGCCAGCGGCTCGCCGAGGCCGGTGTGTCCCCCGTCGACGACGAACTCGGCGTGATCGTGGTGGCGGTGGGCTCGTCGAACACGGCGGCCAATGCGCGCACCGCGACGGTGGCCGCCGCGCTGGCCCGGGGTACCCGCTGGGCGGGTGTCACCACCGCGTTCGCCACCGGGACGCAACCCGACATCGCCGCGGCCGCGGCCACCCTGCGGGCCCGCGGCGCCACCCGCCTGGTGCTCGCCCCGTGGTTTCTGGCGCACGGGGTGATCACCGACCGTGTCGCCGCTACCGCTGCGGCCCTTGACATTCCGATGGCCGAACCGCTCGGCTCACACAACCTGGTCGCGGCCGCGGTGCTGGAACGCTACGACGCGGTGCTGACCGCCGCCGCGGCCGCCTAG
- a CDS encoding nitrite/sulfite reductase — protein MTETPTKPKPTRRPRAEGQWALGYREPLNANEQIKKDDNPLDVRRRILDIYAKNGFDSIDKQDLRGRFRWMGLYTQREQGYDGTWTGDENIDVLEAKYFMMRVRCDGGALTTAALRTIGEISTEFARDTADISDRENIQYHWIRIEDVPEIWDRLAKVGLHTTEACGDCPRVVLGSPLAGESLDEVLDPTPAIEEIVRRYIGDPELANLPRKFKTAISGLQDVAHEVNDVAFIGVNHPEHGPGLDVWVGGGLSTNPMLAQRLGAWVPLEEVPDVWEGITKVFRDYGYRRLRSKARLKFLIRDWGVEKFREVLEQEYLGRRLIDGPAPEPVVHPIDHVGVQRLKNGRNAVGVSPIAGRVSGTILTRVADLAEAAGSNRIRLTPYQKLIVLDVPDDKVDELVAGLDALGLPSRPSHWRKNLMACTGIEYCKLSFAETRGRAQALVPELEKRLEDINSRLDVPITININGCPNSCARIQVADIGFKGQMVDDGNGNSVEGFQVHLGGSLGLDAGFGRKLRGHKVLSSELGDYIERVVRNFVKQRQDGERFATWAMRADEADLR, from the coding sequence ATGACGGAGACCCCGACCAAGCCGAAGCCCACGCGGCGGCCCCGCGCCGAGGGCCAGTGGGCGCTCGGCTACCGCGAGCCGCTGAACGCCAACGAGCAGATCAAGAAGGACGACAACCCGCTCGACGTGCGGCGTCGCATCCTCGACATCTACGCCAAGAACGGCTTCGACAGCATCGACAAACAGGATCTGCGCGGCCGGTTCCGCTGGATGGGTCTGTACACCCAGCGCGAGCAGGGCTACGACGGCACCTGGACCGGCGACGAGAACATCGATGTGCTCGAGGCCAAGTACTTCATGATGCGGGTGCGCTGCGACGGCGGCGCGCTCACCACCGCCGCGCTGCGCACCATCGGTGAGATCTCCACCGAGTTCGCCCGCGACACCGCCGACATCTCCGACCGGGAGAACATCCAGTACCACTGGATCCGCATCGAGGACGTTCCGGAGATCTGGGACCGGCTGGCCAAGGTCGGCCTGCACACCACCGAGGCTTGCGGGGACTGCCCGCGCGTCGTGCTCGGCAGCCCGCTGGCCGGTGAATCGCTCGACGAGGTGCTCGACCCGACCCCGGCGATCGAGGAGATCGTGCGCCGCTACATCGGGGATCCGGAGCTGGCCAACCTGCCGCGTAAGTTCAAGACCGCGATCTCGGGCCTGCAGGACGTCGCGCACGAGGTCAACGACGTCGCGTTCATCGGCGTCAACCATCCCGAGCACGGGCCCGGCCTGGACGTCTGGGTCGGCGGGGGGTTGTCGACCAACCCGATGCTGGCCCAGCGGCTGGGCGCGTGGGTGCCGCTGGAGGAGGTGCCCGACGTCTGGGAGGGCATCACCAAGGTGTTCCGCGACTACGGCTATCGCCGGCTGCGGTCCAAGGCCCGGCTGAAGTTCCTCATCAGGGACTGGGGCGTCGAGAAGTTCCGGGAGGTTCTCGAACAGGAGTACCTGGGCCGCAGGCTCATCGACGGTCCGGCGCCGGAGCCGGTGGTGCATCCGATCGACCACGTCGGGGTGCAGAGGCTCAAGAACGGGCGCAACGCCGTCGGGGTCTCCCCGATCGCCGGCCGGGTCTCCGGCACCATCCTGACCAGGGTGGCCGACCTGGCCGAGGCGGCCGGCTCGAACCGGATCCGGCTCACCCCGTACCAGAAGCTGATCGTGCTCGACGTGCCCGACGACAAGGTCGACGAGCTGGTCGCCGGCCTCGACGCGCTGGGGCTGCCGTCGCGGCCGTCGCACTGGCGCAAGAACCTGATGGCCTGCACCGGCATCGAGTACTGCAAGCTGTCGTTCGCCGAGACCCGGGGCCGGGCCCAGGCGCTGGTGCCCGAGCTGGAGAAGCGGCTGGAGGACATCAACTCCCGGCTCGATGTGCCGATCACGATCAACATCAACGGCTGCCCCAACTCGTGCGCGCGCATCCAGGTCGCCGACATCGGTTTCAAGGGGCAGATGGTCGACGACGGCAACGGCAACAGCGTCGAGGGGTTCCAGGTCCACCTGGGCGGCAGCCTGGGCCTGGACGCCGGGTTCGGCCGCAAGCTGCGCGGACACAAGGTGCTGTCGAGCGAACTGGGCGACTACATCGAGCGCGTGGTGCGCAACTTCGTCAAACAACGCCAGGACGGTGAGCGATTCGCCACCTGGGCGATGCGAGCGGATGAGGCGGACCTGAGATGA